CTATGATCCCTAAGGTCATCGCACCACCGTAATAGAAGACCACTGACTCGCTCAGACTATGAGCTGCTGCCATCATAACCATCCCCAATACTAGAAAGACCAAACGATGTACCAGAAATTCTGCAAGACATATGATCGAACATGTTAACCGCCATAATCAAGAACCAGGGATAACCCCAGAACCCAAATGCGTCATCGATTCAAGAATGGGAAAACTGGCACCTTCTTCGGTTGAGACCTCAATCGATCTTGATGGGTCCGGTGGCATCCGCATGTCCAAGATCCTGTGCTCGTATGGAGACATCGATTTGACCCAAGCAGTCTTGGAGAGCTTCTGCCACTGCCCAGAGGGGCACATTCCTAACCCGATGGACATGTTCCTTCCAAGAACCCCAAATAAAAGACGTCAACGGACGATACAAGAATCGACAATAGCAAATCAGAAGAGCTAGGGTTTACTTGTGGAAGCAGATCTCGACGGTCTGGATGCGGAAGAGGGTGTCGCCTTCGTCGACGGAGACCCTGACCTTGAGCGCTCGGGGGTATTTGGAGGGGTGACGGAGCCGCGAGAAACCATGGATGTGGACGCGGTTGCAGGACAGAGCGGCGCCGGGGCGGGCGCCGGGGGAGCCTTCCACGGTGCGGCCTGGGGGCAGGACGATCTTGGAAGGGTGGGCGACGACTGCCtccaagaacaagaacaagaagaagtgGGATTAGAACGGCCGGCTCTCGGAGATGAGGAGTAAAGACACCAAGTACAAAGGAAGGGTGTGGTTCGTTACCCGAGACATCGTCATCCGCGACGGCGACGGAGACGGAGGAGGAGGCTGAGATCAAGAACAAGAAGACGGTGATAAGGAAGAGAAAAGGGCAAGAGAGCGGGGGACGCACGGAGCACCGCATCAGTTGTTTTGGTGTTACCGCATCGGTCGTCTTGGTGTTGCGTGTTATGCACCGGGTTCGGGGGCATATAACGTGAAGGTTCTTTCCGGCCTGGGAGCGTCCGGCCCGACTCACCCATTCTACCAGGTGATCCTCACCGTCAATCCTGCCAAAGAATGCCATTCACGGTGAGGATCATCTGGACCCACAAATGGGCCCCCTACTCCCAGAACAGGATTCCAGCTTTTCTGGACACCCACACGTAGCAATACGACTTTGACTTGGTCAACTGAGAACATACTTTGGAGTTGACCCAAATCTGACTCACATAGCATAATAAGCCTCCGATAGCCTTGTTAGGGACTATAATTCCAATTCAAATCCGCGATGCACCAACCCGGCCTAATTTGATTGGATTTGACCGGCATTGACCACAAAAAAGAGATGGATATATGATTAATATAAACAAAGATTAAAATTTTCTGTCATCAAAGCCCTTTTACTAAGCAGATGAAGCTACTGAGTCGACGAGACCATCAAGCGTATTGCAGAGGTGGTCGGAGTGCGGTGTCTTTGCAGGGAGAGGCAAAGAGACGGCGGCGTACCGAGGAAGTCGAAGCTCAAAAGTCAAAATCATTAGAACATATCTTCAGCTGGTACCAAAGCCTCCAAAACCATGAGAGCTTTTCAAGATGCGAAAACATCGGAATCAAACGAGTAAACGACAAACATACGGAGAACGCTCTTTTGTCTGCCACCATGTTTGATCCACAGCAGAATACTACGACAGATCGCGGGGAGGACAACAGAGACGACACTGCTGCTTCTGCTTCGCCTTTGCAGATGCATGTGCTCTAGAAGAGACGTAAAAAGTAGCTCAGCTTCCGACCTCGGCAATGCTCCGCAAGGCTGGCCTCCACCGCCCATGCCGTGCCGGTGCTGCTCCACCAGCTTTGGCCCTCGTTGTCCGGGTGGCGGCGGTGGTTTCCGCCGCCATCATCCCGCGCACCACCTCCTCCAGCTCTGTAGCCGCTTTTGCTTCCTCCTCCACCTTCACTCACGTCGtaaaagaaagaacaagaaagcTTGCCGGTGAAGAAATCAGTGAAGGGCAAGAAAAACATACTGTCGCCGGTGACCCGACGGGCTCGAACACTCGACGTGACTGATGCCGCCGGCCTCCGGCAGAGGCGGCGCCGCTGCCGTTTCCTCTAGTGGAACTGGAGGACGTCATCTCCGTCGGTTTCGCGAGCAGGCGACTCAGCCTGACGTGCCTCTTCGACGCAAACTCCCTCGGTACGTCTGCAACAATGAAAGGCCTCCCCGTCTCTCAATCCCAGCAATAGGAAGAAGGAGATTGAGCAGATCAAAGAGAGGCGGACAGAGGCACCGAAACCTACGCACCTTGGAAGCTGACGAGGCGGTAGACATGGCCGATGTGGAGCGTGTCGTTAGCACGGAGCAGCCTGAGGTGTTTCACCCTCGCGCCGCGGCCACCGCCGCTGTCATGACaagcggaggaggaggcggcggcggaatTCAGCGCTGAAGGAGGAGGCGCGACGATGATGACGGCCACGTAGTGGCCCGGGTTGGCTGCCATGACTTGGCTGGCTGTGAGGGACCAATACACTCTCTCCACTCTGCCTCCCGGGTGTTGGATCACCaccgtcgccgcctccgccgctTGGCAATTCCCCATCTCTCTCCCTttcacctcctcctccttcccactTTACGTGTGCGCAGTACCGCAGAACACCGACTTCTATAGTATTTGATTGGATGAGTAATATATATGGATTGGACTATTTATGTATTTAGCTTAAATATGatctattaaaaaaaatagaGACGTGTGTGGCACGTGAGAATATCGAAAAGCTCAAGTatgattttaagatttttatgaGCATAAACTTTATCGattttgatccaaattttataTAGAGAATCCTTGATACAAGTTCTATAATCAACACTAACGATGATGATCGCACTAATAATATAGTATTCCGGACATCAAAAAGGATGTGCAATGAGTGCTGTTATGGCCATCAcagcatcatcttcatcatcagcATGTCGAGAGTCACCGACACATGCAGAGTGCGACGTAAATGACTAACACTAACACAACACACCGATATTGCACTTCGAAGCTGAAGATGATCTAAAAGGCATCTGCAGACATCGTTCGACTCTAACTGGCCAAGCCAGTATACAGATTGGACACGTCTGGAATGGGTATCCGCAAGCAGTTCTGTGATGGGTTCAGGTGGGAAGAGGATTGACCTTTCGTGTGGTTTCTATCAGTCCCGAGTCGAGTAGTCACAGCTTGCTTGTTGCAGGAAAACTGCAGATTCCTTTGCGTGTTATCATGAGAAACTGATGGGGATGAGTCCATGTACTTCTCTAACTCAATACTACATTCTAGTTAAGGTTTTAGATGATGCAGACAAGTGGTAGGATGAGGAAGAAGAATAAGAGTAAAGAAGATGTACCTCTCTCACTCAATGGTCTGTGAAACTACATCCTACTTTTGAGTTTTAAGATCACCAACGGAGATGAAATAGATGCAGATTGCCATGGTTGAAGTATCTTACAGACTAGTGTGTATGTACTGTATTTGCACTTATCGGAGCCACCCAAGTATGGTGGTATTTCCTACTCTAAAATAGTTTTTCTAGTTAGCTTTTGCTTTTGTTACGAGACATTGTTGCTACCGACCGCACAAGCTcgaaatgcaagatagaaatataagaatccatagatATCATCCCATTAGATTATAAATTCAAACTATATGAGATAATCTTTATGATGGTATTAGAAAGATTATAAGTTCAAACTATAGTAAGCAATACCAGAGAGACATGAAATCTAGCCGAGGACGAGGAAGAACTTTTTGGGCCTTGAGGGCTTTGTTGGATCAAATTAGATTGGATCAACCAGTGCTCCTCCTCTTTGATGACTCTGTCTTCTACATCATGGAGCCACGCATGTTTCCTACGCCTGTCATGCTGCTGCATCTGCTTTGGTCATCTCTTCGGCTAAGCATGTTCTCGGATTTACGAACAGTAGATGGATAACTACAGATCACATTTGGTAATCTGTTTCAGGGGAGGAAATGACTAAAGATGCGGTCCAAATCTCGGACTTTTTTTATCTGGGATCATTTGGT
The window above is part of the Musa acuminata AAA Group cultivar baxijiao chromosome BXJ1-1, Cavendish_Baxijiao_AAA, whole genome shotgun sequence genome. Proteins encoded here:
- the LOC135680705 gene encoding uncharacterized protein LOC135680705, with amino-acid sequence MGNCQAAEAATVVIQHPGGRVERVYWSLTASQVMAANPGHYVAVIIVAPPPSALNSAAASSSACHDSGGGRGARVKHLRLLRANDTLHIGHVYRLVSFQDVPREFASKRHVRLSRLLAKPTEMTSSSSTRGNGSGAASAGGRRHQSRRVFEPVGSPATVEEEAKAATELEEVVRGMMAAETTAATRTTRAKAGGAAPARHGRWRPALRSIAEVGS